The Acidobacteriota bacterium genome segment TCGAATCGACGTTCTACGGGGCGACGTGGCTCGCCGACGACACGATCGTCATGGCATCGAGAGGCAACGGCGTCCAGCGTGTGGCGGCCAGCGGCGACGCCGTCACCACGGTGGTGAACGACCCGGCCGTGCTCTTCAGCGGGCCCGTCAGGATCGGCACCCGCACCGATTACGCGCTCGCCCTGCGAAGCCCCGTCGGTGCGGGTCCTCGACACATCGTCACCATCCGCCTCGCCGACGGCCACGTCGCCGAACTCGTGCCGAACGATGTCGAGGCGGCCTACGCCGAGCCCGGCTATCTCCTGCTCCCGCGGCCGAACGGCCTGCACGCCGTCCCGTTCGATGCGCAGCGCCTGACCGTCACCGGGGACCCGGTCTTCGTCTCCGAGCACGTGGTGTACGACAGCACGAGCGGCTTGTCGACGGTGTCCGCGGGCAGCACAGGAGTCATCGCGTTCCGGCCCCTGCGCGACGCGCTGCTGCAGTTCGAGTGGGTGGATGCCACCGGCCGGTCGCTTGGCCTCGTCGGCCCACCCGCCTTCTACGGGAGCTTCGCGCTGGCGCCGGATGGCCGGCGTATCGTCGCGCGGGTGCTGAGTGCGCCGCGCGTCTCGACCTTGGCCGGCCTGACCGTCATCGACCTCGCGCGAGGCGTGGCCTCGCCCGTCGCCACGCCCGACGGCGCCATCTCGGATCCCATCTGGACAGCCGACGGAACGCGCATCCTGTACCGCCTCGACAGGCGGCTCATGAGCCAGTCGCCGTACGGCAGCGACGCCACTCCGCTGCGAGAGGAACAGGTCTACCCTGACCACGTCTCCAGGGACGGACGCTGGCTCATCGGCGGGTTCGTGCGGCCCGCAGACGGCGGGTTCAGTCTGTTCGTGATCGCCGGAGATGGCGGCGGCGAACGCCAGGGCCTGTCCGACGGGCCCTTCAGGTCAGACGAAGGATCGTTCTCGCCCGATGGCCGCTGGGTCTCGTTCCAGAGCGATCGGACGGGGCGCCAGGAGGTCTACGTGACGGCGTTCCCGGCGACCGGCGAGCAGTGGCAGATCTCGCCGGACGGGGGCGTGCAGGCCCGCTGGGCGTCGGACGGGCGGACGCTGTACTACCTCGGCCTGACGGGGCAGCTCATGCGGGTGGCCATCCCCCCCGGCGGGCCGGCACACGCCAGCCGTCCCGAGCCGATGTTCGACCTGAAGATCGGGCAACCCTCGTCCACGCTCGAGCAGTTCATGGTACACGGCGACCGCTTCCTCGTCCTCCGGCGGTCGGCGGAATCTCCGCCGCAGACCATCGCCGTCCTCGCCAACTGGACGAGCGCGCTGAGGCCAGCGGCGGGGGCCGGCCGCTGACTGCCGCTGCCGCGCGATCACGAGCGAGGGGCTCGGTCGTCCTCGGTCCCGAGAACGTGCCGCACCCACAGCTCCCGCATCTGGTCTGGGAGGTCCGCGAGATCGGCGGAGACCTCGGCCGCCAGGTCGCTCCCGCCGGGGAGCTGCAGGAGCTCGCGCACGTCCCAGAGATCCTGCGCGCCGCCCGCGTAGAGCTTCAACAGGACCAGATCCCGGACCATCACCACGGAAGAGGCGCCAGCGAGCGGCCTGGCCCGGTCGACGGCACGCGTCTGCCAGGTGTGCCTGCCCACGACGATGTCCACTGGACGATCATCGGCGAGCTCGACGCGAACGACACCTCTCAAGGGATCGTCGGCATCGCCGCGGCGGACCTCGACCGAGGGACCCTCCTCTCGCAGGCTCGCCCAGAAGTCGTCGCGAAGGACCCGTGCGTCGGTCGTCAGGAGGTCGATGTCGAAGGTCGACCGGGCAACGCCGTGCGCGGCCATGGCCGCGGCGCCAATCAGGGCGTGCGGCACGGCGGCGGCGGCGAGCAGGCGATGGACCTTTTCGAGCAGGGTCATGACCGCTCGAGGGCCGCCGAGGCGATCGAGCGGCGGCGCCCGTGCGCGCGGCGCGCGCGCAGACGACGACGGGCTTCGTCGCGGTCGAGGCCGCTCGTCCGCACGAACAGGCTCAGGTCGTCGTCGCCGAGCGACAGGGCGAGCGCGATGCGGTCGACCACTGGCAGCGCGAGCACACGCTCGAGCGTCTCGAGCCGCAGGCCGTCGGCGACGGATCGCATGGCCCGAGTATACCCGTCGGCGGCGGACCGGGGTCAGGTCGCGAAAAACCCCACAGTTCAAGACCTGACCCCATAGAATGGGGGTATGGCGCTCGCGGACCTGCTCAAGGACTACACGACCCAGACAGGCACCACGCTCGACGCGCTCTCGCGCGAGCGGCCCGTCCTCGTCATCTTCCTCCGCCACTTCGGTTGAACGTTCTGTCGCGAGGCGCTGGCCGACGTCGCCGAGCGACGCGCCGCGCTCGACGCGAAGGGAACGCAGGTGGCGTTCGTGCATCTCGGATCGGAGGAAGACGCAGCCCCGTTCTTCGCCAGCCACGGGCTGCCGGACGTGCCCCGCGTGTCCGACCCGTCGGCGAAACTGTACGACGCGTTCGGCCTCGAGCGGGCGGGGGTCGCCGAGTACCTCACGCCGTCGGTCTGGGGCCGGTTCTTCCAGGCCGTCACCCACGGCGTCGGCATCCCCGTCGGCGACCCGATGCGCATGCCGGGCGTCTTTCTGCTGAAGGACGGCGAGATCGTGCAGGCCTTCCGCCACAAGACGGTCGCCGACCGACCCGACTACGACGCGCTTTCGGCGTGCCCGATCGGGTAGACGATGACCGCCGGGGCGATCGGTCCGCGCTTGGGCGATCCGTCCGTAGCGCCGGGGCTTCAGCCCCGGCGGAGGTACTGCCGGCGCAACGTCGGCAGGGGCTGAAGCCCCTGCCGCTACGGAGCCCCATGCCGTCCGAACTTTTCGATCTCACCGGCCGCACCGCCATCGTCACCGGCTCGACGCGTGGCATCGGCCTCGCCATCGTGACGGCGCTCGCCGAAGCGGGCGCACGGGTGGTCGTGTCGAGCCGCAAGGCTGAGGCGTGCGAAGCGGTGGCGAACGACCTGCGGGCGCGCGGCCTCGAGGCGATCGCCGTGCCGTGCCACGTGGGGCGCGACGACCAACTCGAGCGGCTGGTGAGGGAGACGCGCGCTGCACTCGGCCCGATCGACGTCCTCGTCTGCAACGCCGCCGTGAGCCCGCACTTCGGCCCGCTCACGGCCATCGACGACGGCGCGCTGGCGAAGGCGTTCGAGACGAACGTGCGGAGCACCCTCCGGCTGTGCGGGCTCGTGCTGCCGGAGATGGCCGATCGGCGCGACGGCGCCATCGTCGTCGTCTCGAGTATTGCCGGCATGAGCAGCGGGCGCCAACTCGGCGGGTATGCCCTGACGAAGGCCGCGAACCTGCAGCTCGTGCGCACGCTCGCGTCCGAGTGGGGCCGGCACAACGTGCGGGTCAACGCAATCGCGCCCGGCCTCGTGCAGACCGACTTCGCCGAGGCGCTCTGGACCAACCCCGATCTCCTGCAGACCACCGTGCGGGCCACGCCGCTCGGGCGGATTGGCACGCCGGACGACATCGCCGGCGCGGCGGTGTTTCTCGCCGCACCCGCCGCGCGCTGGGTCACCGGCCAGGCCATCGTGGTCGACGGCGGGCTGATGGCCAACGCGTTCTGAGCCCGTCGAACGCTTACTCCATCCTCACGGTTCGCTAACGGCGTCTCGCCCGGATCCTCCGTAGTTCACCGGTATGACGCCGGGCCAACCGGGTCGCCGGGCTCCCAGCCGCAGCCGGGGTCCGACGACAGCCGCGGCCCGCGATTCCGGCGGCAACGCGCCAGGAGGCACTCATGAGACTCGATGCGTTCGCTCGTCCCACCGTCGACGACTCGGCTGCGGCCAGCCTGACCAGCCGCGTCGCCGGTACGGTGCTGACTCCGGCACACGAGGGCTACGACACCGCTCGGCTGGTCTGGAACGGGATGATCGATCGGCGCCCCGGTGTGATTCTCCAATGCCGGTCGGCGGCTGATGTCGCCGAGGGCATCCGCTTCGCTCGCGCGCACGACCTCGTGCTGGCGGTGCGTGGCGGTGGGCACAACACGGCCGGCTACGGCACGTGCGACGGTGGTGTGCTGCTCGATCTCGGTCGGCTGAACGGAATACAGCTCGACCGCGAGGCCGGTCTCGTTCGCGTGCAGGGCGGCGCGACGTGGAGCCAGGTCGACGCGGTCACACAGACCATCGGCATGGCGGTGCCCGGCGGCGTCGTCTCGACGACCGGCGTCGGCGGCTTGACGCTAGGCGGCGGGGTCGGCCACCTGCGGCGGAAGCACGGCCTCAGCATCGACTGCCTGCGCGCCGTCGAGGTCGTCACGGCCGATGGCCGGACGATTCGCGCCAGCGAAGACGATCACGCCGATCTCTTCTGGGCCGTGCGGGGCGGTGGTGGCAACTTCGGCGTGGTGACGACCTTCGAGTTCGAGATGCAGCCGGTCGGGCCGGAAGTCGTCCTCCTGTCGGTCATGGTCCCGATCGAGGCGGCGCCCGACGTGATCCCCGCCTGGCGCGACGTCATGGCCAAGGCGCCCGACGACTTCACGAGCCAGGCGTATTACTGGACGATTCCAGCCGCCGAAATGCTGCCGCCAGAGCTGCACGGCAGACGCGTGTTCGCCATCGCGGGCATGCACTGCGGGCCGCTCGCCGACGGCGAGGCGTTCATCGCGCCGCTGCGCCGGTTCGCCACGCCGGTCCTCGACCTGAGCGGCATCGTGCCGTACGCGGTCGTGCAGGGCATGTTCGACGCCTTCTTCCCGCCGCACGAATTCCAGCACTACTGGAAGTCGCTCAACCTCAAGCGGCTCGACGCCGAGGTCCTCTCGACGCTCGATGCCTGGGCGTCGGCGCGGCCCTCGGAGCACACGCTGATCGACCTCTGGGCCATGGGAGGCGCCGTGGCACGTGTGCCGGCCGACGCCACCGCCTTTGGCGACCGCAGCATGCCGTTCGTGCTGAACTTCAACACCACGTGGAGGGATCCGGGCGAAGCCGAACGGAACATCACGTGGACGCGCGAGTTCTTCGCCGCGATGGAGCCGTTCTCGACCGGCGGCGGCTACCTCAATTTCGGCGGGCTTGGCGAGGACATCGCGACCGAGGTGCCGCGCACCTTCGGCGGCAACTACACGCGGCTGCGCCAGATCAAGGCGAAGTACGACCCGGACAACGTGTTCCGGCTGAACCAGAACATCGCGCCGCACACCGGATCTCAGGTGTGTTGAGGAGGCCAGGCCCTGTGGAGACGACCGACACGAGTCGCCTGACGGCCTGAGAAGGCTCAGGGGACCAGCGCGGTTGAGCGCTGGGGAGAGGCCCAGGCGCGACCCGCGCGGCCAGCGGTCCGCGGCGCCCTCGCAGGGCGGTCCGGTCGTCGGAACCGGGATTGGCGGCATCAACACACGTGAGATCCGCTCTGGTCCAGCCTGGCCTGGTGTCTTGTCACCAGCGTGGTCGGACCTCCGCCGGGGCTCAAGCCCCGGCGCTACAAGGCGTCACGACCTGAAGCCCCGGCGCTGCGCAACGTAGAGGGGCTCAGTCCCACCAGAACCGCGCGCGCGTTCTCGAATGGTTCCCGACCTCGTTCATCCTCTTCGCGTCGTACAGCCGCCCGTTCGCCATGACGAGATCGATCGCCTCGGAGTGGCGGATGTTCTCGAGCGGGTTGCGATCGAGCACGACGAGGTCCGCCAGCTTGCCGACTTCGAGCGAGCCGAGATCCTTGTCGAGCCCGAGGTAGCGCGCGCCGTCGATGGTGGCGGCGCGCAGCGCCTCGAGCGGCGTCATGCCGCCCTGCACGAACATCCAGAGCTCCCAGTGCGCGCCGAGCCCCTGCAGCTGGCCGTGGGCGCCAAGCTGCACCGACGTCCCCGCGTCGGCGAGCTTCTTCGTGTGCCGTGCGAGCAGGATGTGGTGCCAGTCGTCGTCTGCGGCCATCTCGCGACGGCGCGAGCGTGGCACGACGACGTCGGGCGGCACGAACGAGAGCAGCCGCGGGTGCTCCCAGACGTTGGTGTGCTGATACCAGTAGTACTCGCCCGACAGCCCGCCGAAGCCGACGATGAGCGTGGGCGTGTAGCCAGTGCCAGACTTCGAGAAGAGCGTGACGACGTCCTTGTACAGGTTGCCGGGCGGGAGGTTGTGCTCGACGCCCGTGTGGCCGTCGTGAATGAGCGAGAGATCGAGATAGAGGAGCGAACCGCCCTCGGGCACGACCATCATCTCGAGCTCGCGCGCCGCCTTCACGATCATCTGCCGCACGTCGCGCCGCTGCTGGTTGTAGCTCTTCACCGTGAACGCCCCTGCCGCCTTCATCCGCCGCAGGTGCGACAACGCATCGTCGTAGCTCTCGATCACGGCCTTGAAAGGCGTCTCGGCGCCGTAGAGGATGGTGCCGGTCGAGAAGAGCCGCGGACCGAGCTTCCGTCCCGCCCGAATCAGCTCGGCGTTGGTGAACACCGTCTCCGTGTCGTTCGACGGATCGTGCGATGTCGTCACGCCGAAGGCAAGGTTGGCGACGAGCGGCCACGACGTCTGCGCGAGCAGGCCGTCGCGTTCGCCGCCGACGTGCGCATGCGCGTCGATGATGCCGGGGATGATGGTCTTGCCGCGTGCCTGCACCACGTGCGCGCCCGCCGGCACCCGCACCTGCCCCGAGGGCCCCACGGCAACGATCCGGTTGCCCTCGACGACGAGCGTGCCGTTCTCGATCACGCCGCCGCGCGGCCCGCCGCCCATGGTGACGAGGCGCGCGCCGACGAACGCCACCGCGCCCTCCGGCCGGTCGCTCGTCGTCGTGAAGCCGATGGGCACGCCCGCGGCCTCGGGTTCGGCCGGCGTCTCGACGCCCGACTCGACGAACGGAAACGTCTTCGTGAGATCGCGCGTGAAGTAGTCGGGGCCGAGCACCCAGTGCACCTTGGAGCTGTCGGCCGACCAGTGGATCGAGAAGCCCGTGTCGCGCGACACCTGGGCGACCGGGAAGCCCTGAGTGCGCGGACCGAGGTCGATGGGACGACCGGTTCGCGGAAACGCCGCCACCCACGTCTTCCATCGCTCGGAGAAGGCGACCCACTTCCCGTCGGGCGACGGCACGATCGCGGTGGCGTTGTCCGACTGCAGGTGCACGATCTCGTCGCCGCCCGACAGGTCGACGCTGAGCAGGACGAACTTCTCGCCACGGCGCTCGCGCAGGTAGAGCCGCTCGCCGGTGTGGTCGAAGCGCGGGTCGCTGCCTGCTTCACGTACCAGTCGAGGCGGCGCGCTGCCATCGACGGGCACGACGAAGATTCCTGTGGTTTCCGCGTGGGTGAACCCGCGAATGTTGTCCCCGGATACGCTGCGGAAGACGACTTGGACGCCGTCCGGAGAGAAGCGCGGCTCGGTGTAGTGCCCGGGGGTCGAGACGAGGTCCCGGATCGAACCGCCGCCGGCCGGGGCGAGACGAATGCGTCCCTTTCCTTCGTCCGTCCAGCTCGCGTAGACGATCGAGCGGCCGTCGGGTGAGAAGGCAGGCGACGATTCGCTCACCTCGTCGTCGCTGAGCCTCCTGACCTCGCCGTCGGGGAGCCGCTTCACGTGGATGCGGCCGAGCGCGCTGTAGGCAACGTGAGTGCCGTCGGGCGACGTCGTGACGTCGCGCAGCAGCCGCACCGGGAACTCGTCGGGATGGACCTGCTGCGGATACCGCAGGGCGTCGGTCACGGGCTGCTCGATCCGGGCGACGAACGGGATGACCTCGCCCTTCTTCTGCGCCACGTCCACCCGCCAGATCTTCCCCTCACCCCAGATGACGATCGAGGCGCCGTCTGGCGTCCACGCGTACTGTGGGTAGACGCCGTGCATCGCCCACGCTTCCTGGAGGTCTTTGTCGAGGCGATCGAACACCGGCGTCTCGACACCGGTCGCGAGATCGCGGACGAACAGCACGCTCTTCGTCCCGACGCGGCGGACGAACGCGAGCTGCTTCCCGTCGGGCGAGGGCCGCGGCGTGACCGAGCCGCCGGGGCGGCCGACGAGCCGCCTTTCCCGGCCGGTGCGCAGGTCGCGCTCGAAGATCGCGTAGATCACGCCGTAGGGGCTGCGGTTGTAGTCGAAGTTGGGGCCGGGCGAGACGTCGCGGCTGTAGTAGAGATACCGGCCGTCTGGCGAGATGGCCGGCTCGCCGGCGTCCTTCTGCCAGCTCGCCTTCTCGGTGACCTGCACGCCCCTGGCGCCGCTCACGTGGAACATCCACACCTCGCCCGCGCCGAGCGACCGCTCCCGGACGAAGTGCCGTCTCGCGTAGACGAACTGCCCGTCTGGCGACCAGGTCGGGCTGTTCACCCACCAGTCGGTCTCGCGCGACACCGCTCTCGCGTTGCCGCCGTCGGCGTCCATCACCCAGATGTTCGTGAGGCCGCCTCGGTCGCTCGCGAAGGCGATGCGCCGACCGTCCGGGCTGAACCGCGGCTGCATGTCGAAGGCGGGCCCGTTCGTCAGCCGCGTCGCCGGCGTGCCGCCCGTGCCCGCGATGGGCATGACGTACAGGTCGCCAAGCAGGTCGAAGACGACCCGCTGGCCGTCGGGGCTCACGTCGACGTTGATCCAGGTGCCTTCGTCGGTGTCGAACGCGACGTCGGTCGTCGGGCCGAGCGGCGCGGCGACGTCCCAGGCGGGCTTCTCGCCGCGCTGCGCGAGCACGGGGAGCGAGAGCGCAGCGATCGCCGCTGCGGCCAGCATGACCAGCACGTGTCGTTTCATGATCGGTCCTCTTCGGGGGCACGCCATGATGGCGTCGGAGTTTCTGCCACCGTTGCCGCCGGATCTCTTCCGGTGTTCCGTCGCGCCAGGGCTTCAGCCCCGGCGGGCGGAGGCGGAGAGTCGACCTCCGCCACGCGAGGGCCCTCGATCACGTCTTCCCGGCCCCGTTGCGCATCTCGTCCATCCATCGCCACAAGTACCAGCACGCCACCGAGCGGTACGGACGCCAGGGCTCGGCCAGGCGTGTCAGTCGTTCCGGCGTCGGCGCTGTCCGCATTCTGTACAGTGCCTTGACGGCGCCAACGAGGCCCTGATCGTCGAGGGGCAGGACGTCGGGTCGACGGAGGCGGAAGATCAGGAACATCTCGGCCGTCCACTGCCCGATGCCCTTCACCTGCGTGAGCGCGGCAACGACCTCGTCGTCCGATCGCCTGGCGAGCACGTCGAGGCGCAGTGCGCCCGACTCGACGCGCTGGGCGAGGTCGCGCAGGTACTGGATTTTCCGGGATGAGAGACCTGCCGACCGCAGGTCGGTCTCGGCCAGGGTGAGCACGTCGGCAGGCCGCACCCGGCCGTCGGGCAGGAGGGCCTGCACGCGACCGAAGATGGTCGTCGCCGCCCGTGCCGAGAGTTGCTGCGAGACGATCGACCGGGCGAGCGTCTCAAACGGTGGGCGCCCCACGCGCCCGGCGAGGCCGCACGGGCCGATCTGGCGGATGGCGGCCGCGA includes the following:
- a CDS encoding PD40 domain-containing protein, whose protein sequence is MKRHVLVMLAAAAIAALSLPVLAQRGEKPAWDVAAPLGPTTDVAFDTDEGTWINVDVSPDGQRVVFDLLGDLYVMPIAGTGGTPATRLTNGPAFDMQPRFSPDGRRIAFASDRGGLTNIWVMDADGGNARAVSRETDWWVNSPTWSPDGQFVYARRHFVRERSLGAGEVWMFHVSGARGVQVTEKASWQKDAGEPAISPDGRYLYYSRDVSPGPNFDYNRSPYGVIYAIFERDLRTGRERRLVGRPGGSVTPRPSPDGKQLAFVRRVGTKSVLFVRDLATGVETPVFDRLDKDLQEAWAMHGVYPQYAWTPDGASIVIWGEGKIWRVDVAQKKGEVIPFVARIEQPVTDALRYPQQVHPDEFPVRLLRDVTTSPDGTHVAYSALGRIHVKRLPDGEVRRLSDDEVSESSPAFSPDGRSIVYASWTDEGKGRIRLAPAGGGSIRDLVSTPGHYTEPRFSPDGVQVVFRSVSGDNIRGFTHAETTGIFVVPVDGSAPPRLVREAGSDPRFDHTGERLYLRERRGEKFVLLSVDLSGGDEIVHLQSDNATAIVPSPDGKWVAFSERWKTWVAAFPRTGRPIDLGPRTQGFPVAQVSRDTGFSIHWSADSSKVHWVLGPDYFTRDLTKTFPFVESGVETPAEPEAAGVPIGFTTTSDRPEGAVAFVGARLVTMGGGPRGGVIENGTLVVEGNRIVAVGPSGQVRVPAGAHVVQARGKTIIPGIIDAHAHVGGERDGLLAQTSWPLVANLAFGVTTSHDPSNDTETVFTNAELIRAGRKLGPRLFSTGTILYGAETPFKAVIESYDDALSHLRRMKAAGAFTVKSYNQQRRDVRQMIVKAARELEMMVVPEGGSLLYLDLSLIHDGHTGVEHNLPPGNLYKDVVTLFSKSGTGYTPTLIVGFGGLSGEYYWYQHTNVWEHPRLLSFVPPDVVVPRSRRREMAADDDWHHILLARHTKKLADAGTSVQLGAHGQLQGLGAHWELWMFVQGGMTPLEALRAATIDGARYLGLDKDLGSLEVGKLADLVVLDRNPLENIRHSEAIDLVMANGRLYDAKRMNEVGNHSRTRARFWWD
- a CDS encoding serine/threonine-protein kinase, yielding TPGTHLGPYEVLTPLGAGGMGEVYRARDSRLNRDVALKVLPPQTAADATAFARFEREAQAVAALSHPNILAVHDFGRTDAIAYVVFELLEGATLRERLSDGSLPLRKAIDYARQVADGLAAAHARGITHRDIKPDNLFVTDEGRIKILDFGLAQTSPLSGDAEDPGQTLTRGPLTGEGTVLGTIGYMAPEQVRGQPVDARADLFALGAVLFEMCTGQRAFRGPTAADTITAVLSHDPPELTLSGQPTPPALDRIVRRCLEKKPTERFQSARDLSFALDALSSLSGSGQNQASGPVGPSRRSWAPVAAAVVVALGAGLLSGRMLWPTVPTVDTLADGPLLRLEFEASTDTVPSLPVALSPDGRRVVFTEGVPGTGQRQLFVRDLGTGQNVVVPESTGGWAPAWSPHSDAFVFSTRTELRRFRLGDRTTSLVGPIESTFYGATWLADDTIVMASRGNGVQRVAASGDAVTTVVNDPAVLFSGPVRIGTRTDYALALRSPVGAGPRHIVTIRLADGHVAELVPNDVEAAYAEPGYLLLPRPNGLHAVPFDAQRLTVTGDPVFVSEHVVYDSTSGLSTVSAGSTGVIAFRPLRDALLQFEWVDATGRSLGLVGPPAFYGSFALAPDGRRIVARVLSAPRVSTLAGLTVIDLARGVASPVATPDGAISDPIWTADGTRILYRLDRRLMSQSPYGSDATPLREEQVYPDHVSRDGRWLIGGFVRPADGGFSLFVIAGDGGGERQGLSDGPFRSDEGSFSPDGRWVSFQSDRTGRQEVYVTAFPATGEQWQISPDGGVQARWASDGRTLYYLGLTGQLMRVAIPPGGPAHASRPEPMFDLKIGQPSSTLEQFMVHGDRFLVLRRSAESPPQTIAVLANWTSALRPAAGAGR
- a CDS encoding FAD-binding oxidoreductase, coding for MRLDAFARPTVDDSAAASLTSRVAGTVLTPAHEGYDTARLVWNGMIDRRPGVILQCRSAADVAEGIRFARAHDLVLAVRGGGHNTAGYGTCDGGVLLDLGRLNGIQLDREAGLVRVQGGATWSQVDAVTQTIGMAVPGGVVSTTGVGGLTLGGGVGHLRRKHGLSIDCLRAVEVVTADGRTIRASEDDHADLFWAVRGGGGNFGVVTTFEFEMQPVGPEVVLLSVMVPIEAAPDVIPAWRDVMAKAPDDFTSQAYYWTIPAAEMLPPELHGRRVFAIAGMHCGPLADGEAFIAPLRRFATPVLDLSGIVPYAVVQGMFDAFFPPHEFQHYWKSLNLKRLDAEVLSTLDAWASARPSEHTLIDLWAMGGAVARVPADATAFGDRSMPFVLNFNTTWRDPGEAERNITWTREFFAAMEPFSTGGGYLNFGGLGEDIATEVPRTFGGNYTRLRQIKAKYDPDNVFRLNQNIAPHTGSQVC
- a CDS encoding glucose 1-dehydrogenase, with the translated sequence MPSELFDLTGRTAIVTGSTRGIGLAIVTALAEAGARVVVSSRKAEACEAVANDLRARGLEAIAVPCHVGRDDQLERLVRETRAALGPIDVLVCNAAVSPHFGPLTAIDDGALAKAFETNVRSTLRLCGLVLPEMADRRDGAIVVVSSIAGMSSGRQLGGYALTKAANLQLVRTLASEWGRHNVRVNAIAPGLVQTDFAEALWTNPDLLQTTVRATPLGRIGTPDDIAGAAVFLAAPAARWVTGQAIVVDGGLMANAF
- a CDS encoding DNA-3-methyladenine glycosylase; this translates as MPPTDYTRARRHLATVDPVLAAAIRQIGPCGLAGRVGRPPFETLARSIVSQQLSARAATTIFGRVQALLPDGRVRPADVLTLAETDLRSAGLSSRKIQYLRDLAQRVESGALRLDVLARRSDDEVVAALTQVKGIGQWTAEMFLIFRLRRPDVLPLDDQGLVGAVKALYRMRTAPTPERLTRLAEPWRPYRSVACWYLWRWMDEMRNGAGKT